Proteins encoded in a region of the Stieleria neptunia genome:
- a CDS encoding LL-diaminopimelate aminotransferase yields MSSATEPEVKDPYFQSLFADRIGGANYGKSTEIYKFEKIKRAKRNALAAHPDRQLLDFGIGENDAMADEAVRQVMATEINQPENRGYADNGVIEYKQAAARFMKRHFDVDLDPATQINHCIGSKPAYAMLPACFINPGDVTLMTVPGYPVAGTHTRYYGGDVFRLPLLKENQFLPDLDSVPDDIYRRAKLLVLNYPNSPTGRLATPEFFEKVVALAKEKEFVVVHDAAHILLTFDGKPTSFLETPGAMDVGVEVHSMSKGYDMIGWRMGFVAGHPRIVSAFSDVKDNSDSGQFIATQKAAAAALDDDSIPARIKAKYQRRMEKLVAVLKECGFDCEMPGGTYFLYTPAPKGTESGETFDKAEDATRFLIEQLGVVTVPWDDAGSYLRFSVTYVADSEADEDALMAETKRRLSEAKFTR; encoded by the coding sequence ATGTCATCTGCCACCGAACCTGAAGTCAAAGATCCGTATTTCCAGTCGTTGTTTGCCGATCGCATTGGCGGGGCGAACTATGGAAAGAGCACCGAGATCTACAAGTTCGAAAAGATCAAACGGGCCAAGCGGAACGCCTTGGCGGCCCATCCCGATCGCCAGTTGCTGGATTTCGGAATCGGCGAAAATGACGCGATGGCCGATGAAGCGGTGCGGCAGGTCATGGCGACGGAAATCAATCAGCCCGAGAACCGCGGCTATGCCGATAACGGCGTGATCGAATACAAACAGGCCGCCGCGCGGTTCATGAAGCGACACTTCGACGTCGATCTGGACCCGGCCACGCAGATCAATCATTGCATCGGCAGCAAACCCGCCTACGCGATGTTGCCGGCGTGTTTCATCAATCCCGGTGACGTGACCCTGATGACCGTGCCGGGCTACCCGGTCGCGGGCACACACACGCGTTATTACGGCGGCGACGTGTTCCGGTTGCCGCTGTTGAAAGAGAACCAATTTCTGCCCGATTTGGATTCGGTTCCCGATGACATCTATCGTCGCGCCAAATTGCTGGTGTTGAACTATCCGAATTCGCCGACGGGGCGGTTGGCGACGCCGGAATTTTTCGAGAAGGTCGTCGCGTTGGCCAAGGAGAAAGAGTTTGTCGTCGTGCATGACGCGGCGCACATCCTGCTGACGTTTGACGGCAAGCCGACCAGTTTCTTGGAAACCCCCGGCGCGATGGACGTCGGCGTCGAAGTCCACTCGATGAGCAAGGGATACGACATGATCGGATGGCGAATGGGATTCGTCGCCGGTCACCCGCGAATCGTCTCGGCGTTTTCGGACGTCAAGGACAACAGTGACAGCGGACAATTCATCGCGACCCAAAAGGCCGCCGCGGCGGCGCTGGACGACGATTCGATTCCGGCGCGGATCAAGGCCAAGTATCAACGGCGGATGGAAAAACTGGTCGCAGTGCTGAAGGAGTGCGGCTTCGATTGCGAAATGCCCGGCGGCACATACTTTCTCTACACGCCCGCCCCCAAGGGAACCGAAAGCGGTGAAACGTTTGACAAGGCCGAAGACGCGACGCGATTCTTGATCGAACAACTCGGTGTCGTCACCGTGCCCTGGGACGACGCCGGATCGTACCTGCGTTTCAGCGTCACCTACGTGGCCGACAGCGAAGCCGACGAAGACGCCTTGATGGCCGAAACCAAACGGCGGCTCAGCGAAGCCAAGTTCACACGCTAA
- a CDS encoding sirohydrochlorin chelatase produces MGGKTAATPLRDADLPSDAVLLVGHGTRDPAGTEEFFQLASILAERLAPLPVEGCLLEFQQPTIPAAWRALVRRGAKQIRVAPLLLFAAGHARSDIPDAVAACAAETPGVRYSQSGPLSRAPTIIALLSSRIEQAADREAIQIDESVALLMVGRGSYDPCAKADMRVLGEIVARRCGMPHHAVGFYAMAEPKLPDVLDEVAGRAGIRTVIVQPHLLFQGRLYDAIGNQVAEASTRHPQVRFIVADYLGPTAEVAEALVRRGFAQTPQSVT; encoded by the coding sequence GTGGGCGGCAAAACCGCGGCAACGCCGCTTCGCGACGCAGACTTGCCGAGCGACGCGGTTCTATTGGTCGGCCACGGGACCCGCGACCCCGCGGGGACCGAGGAGTTCTTTCAACTCGCGTCGATCTTGGCCGAGCGGCTCGCACCGCTGCCGGTGGAAGGTTGCCTGTTGGAGTTTCAACAGCCCACGATCCCCGCAGCCTGGCGAGCGTTGGTCCGACGCGGCGCGAAACAGATTCGCGTCGCACCGCTGTTGTTGTTTGCCGCCGGGCACGCCCGGAGCGACATTCCCGATGCGGTCGCCGCGTGCGCCGCAGAGACTCCGGGCGTCCGCTACAGCCAGTCCGGTCCCCTGTCACGCGCCCCGACCATCATCGCCTTGCTGTCCAGCCGGATCGAGCAAGCGGCGGATCGGGAAGCGATCCAGATCGACGAATCGGTCGCGCTGCTGATGGTCGGGCGGGGCAGTTACGACCCCTGTGCGAAAGCCGACATGCGGGTGCTGGGCGAAATCGTCGCCCGGCGCTGCGGGATGCCCCACCACGCGGTCGGTTTTTACGCGATGGCCGAGCCCAAGCTTCCCGACGTCCTGGACGAGGTTGCAGGCCGTGCCGGGATCCGAACCGTGATCGTTCAGCCGCATTTACTGTTCCAGGGCCGTTTGTACGACGCGATCGGCAATCAAGTCGCCGAGGCCTCGACGCGTCACCCACAGGTCCGATTCATCGTGGCCGACTACTTGGGTCCGACGGCGGAAGTCGCCGAGGCGTTGGTCCGCCGCGGGTTTGCCCAGACGCCTCAATCGGTGACGTGA
- a CDS encoding heavy-metal-associated domain-containing protein → MRSLAYGAAILAAAGIMYLITMSPTEPAADAVPSPATPEAVTIAPDTEVKTASLTMTVPEMHCPFACYPSVKKNLEKRSDVLTVELAPQKEEGIIDNPQVIVTYKDGFDADQAIAQLEAAGFTGSTVATN, encoded by the coding sequence ATGCGATCTCTCGCTTACGGCGCCGCGATTCTAGCCGCTGCCGGAATCATGTACTTGATCACCATGTCGCCGACCGAGCCCGCGGCCGACGCGGTCCCATCGCCGGCGACCCCGGAGGCGGTCACGATCGCGCCCGATACGGAAGTCAAAACGGCATCCCTGACGATGACCGTCCCGGAAATGCATTGCCCGTTCGCGTGTTACCCCAGCGTCAAAAAGAACCTGGAGAAACGGTCGGACGTGCTGACCGTGGAACTCGCTCCGCAAAAGGAAGAAGGCATCATCGATAACCCCCAAGTCATCGTGACCTACAAAGACGGATTTGACGCCGACCAAGCGATCGCCCAACTGGAAGCCGCCGGGTTCACGGGTTCCACCGTCGCCACGAACTAG
- a CDS encoding BBP7 family outer membrane beta-barrel protein, translating into MSRAISGRRQTSLAGGEGTAGRLFQLCVLAGALFFADFSHAQPSGTTFDPNLGGSLIGAPSSDPYQMVAPAVGSPSSAVLPAAGGLFAGRPAVDSRSPGGSDPYAIGPTTVAQAVSPAAAQLNAPLLNGPLLNGPLFQGGPIDNSLRQWDPLLPGFQNRIDSRLFLRAESLLWDVSGMDAPPLVTTSPDGTGQDIAATLGQAGTSVAFGGKTLNDGSTGGFLIGGGLWISPERNFAIETEYFQLSEFDDGYNGSSDGAVILGRPYFDVTQGGEAAELIAYPGLVSGDVGVRTESNLRSFLIDGRVSLCPTHGACCQQCGLRDRTDWIIGYRNIRLRDSLSIVENRRRELSNDPRMFASSDQFQTTNQFNGLQLGIVHRMLLQRAWLETSMRVALGNTEQTLRVAGSTTIEDQGTSATYDAGLLAQHTNSGTRSRDEFALVPELGVRLGIRLTDRLHANIGYSVLYLPNVIRASEQIDRDLNPGLVPPGTDPLAGALRPRVLWVQSDYLAHGLHLGGELNF; encoded by the coding sequence GTGTCGAGAGCCATTTCCGGTCGGCGGCAAACCAGTCTAGCCGGCGGTGAAGGGACCGCAGGGCGACTTTTCCAGCTGTGCGTGCTGGCCGGAGCCCTGTTTTTTGCTGATTTTAGTCACGCCCAGCCATCGGGGACGACGTTCGATCCGAACCTGGGCGGCAGCCTGATCGGGGCCCCTTCATCCGATCCGTACCAAATGGTCGCACCCGCCGTGGGAAGCCCCTCTTCGGCGGTTTTACCGGCCGCCGGTGGTCTTTTTGCCGGTCGTCCGGCGGTGGACAGTCGGTCGCCTGGCGGCTCCGATCCGTATGCCATCGGCCCGACGACCGTTGCCCAGGCGGTGTCTCCGGCCGCCGCCCAGTTGAATGCGCCGCTGCTGAACGGGCCACTGCTGAACGGGCCGCTCTTCCAGGGCGGACCGATTGACAACAGCCTGCGTCAATGGGATCCGCTGCTGCCAGGCTTTCAAAACCGCATCGACTCGCGGCTTTTCCTTCGCGCCGAGTCTCTGCTTTGGGATGTGTCGGGAATGGACGCCCCGCCCCTGGTCACGACCAGTCCCGACGGCACCGGCCAAGACATCGCCGCCACGCTCGGTCAAGCCGGCACCTCGGTTGCATTCGGCGGCAAGACGCTCAACGACGGTTCGACCGGCGGATTCTTGATCGGCGGCGGCCTTTGGATTTCACCGGAACGAAACTTCGCGATCGAAACCGAGTACTTCCAATTGTCTGAATTCGATGACGGCTACAACGGATCCAGTGACGGCGCGGTGATCCTGGGACGGCCGTACTTCGACGTCACCCAAGGTGGCGAGGCCGCTGAGCTGATCGCCTATCCGGGGTTGGTCAGCGGCGACGTTGGCGTCAGGACCGAGTCCAACCTGCGATCGTTCTTGATCGACGGACGCGTCTCGCTTTGCCCCACGCACGGCGCCTGTTGCCAGCAATGTGGACTGCGTGACCGTACCGATTGGATCATCGGTTACCGCAACATTCGTCTTCGCGATTCGCTGTCGATCGTTGAAAACCGACGTCGCGAACTCAGTAATGACCCGCGAATGTTTGCCTCATCGGATCAATTTCAAACGACCAATCAATTCAACGGACTTCAACTGGGCATCGTGCATCGTATGCTGCTTCAACGAGCCTGGTTGGAAACGTCCATGCGCGTCGCCCTCGGCAACACCGAACAAACGCTGCGGGTTGCCGGCAGCACCACCATCGAAGATCAGGGGACGAGTGCAACTTACGACGCCGGACTGTTGGCGCAGCACACCAACAGTGGCACGCGGTCTCGCGATGAGTTCGCACTGGTCCCCGAGTTAGGCGTCCGATTGGGAATCCGTTTGACCGATCGGCTGCATGCAAACATCGGCTACTCGGTGCTCTATCTGCCCAACGTGATTCGTGCGTCCGAGCAAATCGACCGGGACTTGAACCCTGGGCTGGTACCGCCGGGAACGGATCCGCTGGCCGGTGCGCTGCGGCCACGCGTGTTGTGGGTCCAATCGGACTATCTGGCCCACGGTCTGCATCTGGGCGGTGAATTGAACTTCTGA